One Nitrosomonas sp. PY1 DNA window includes the following coding sequences:
- a CDS encoding ATP-binding protein has translation MKFTSLTQRFAVWFTLVCLLPILVIGNSLLHTFEKEIKNSTIQNVSAIADKKIEQIDSYLKERFLDSSLVRDSSTTHEALIKFSRIYEQSGVESDEYQQLDASYRENFKRFIEEAKYYDIFLISTKGDIVYTQAHESDFATNLFTGPYRDTGLGKVARYALKNLKSSISDFERYGPSHNAITAFVATPVIINGEIKGVLALQIYSERVFAVIANNVGLSDSGETFVARREDDFFALVMAPLKYDPDAALKRRIPLNELSADKAVQSALDGNSGAALTLDYRGKEVVAAWRYLPLMKWGIVVHIDADEAFASVYKLHFIGLVILVLTLIAALLGAVLFNRRVVDPLKHLNQSALEISEGNLHQRIAIEGWDEMRQLANTFNNMMERLNASDQQRSKAEKKLLQLNQELECRVTERTHDLQRANTALAIKEEEMRSVVEHMVDCVVTTDEVGTILSANLVMGKLFGYSHDEMIGQNIAIIVPEPDRSKHASYMENYCRTGHGQEYIGRPYLSNSHGIGKGREVEGVRKNGDRIELYLAVSEYFVGEKRHFTGVMRDIREHVRIMKDLKQARIEAEQASRAKSSFLAAMSHEIRTPMNGVIGMIDVLRQTSLSGYQMEMASLIRDSAYALLAIIEDILDISKIEAGKLEIEKIPMQLTRVIENACGMLAHLALSSKVELTLFIDPKIPENVLGDPLRLRQVLVNIVNNAIKFSSKQKKQGKVSVRVLLAESNSEQVLITFQVADNGIGMDKETQGKLFKSFSQGDPSTTRRFGGTGLGLAISHYLVELMDAEMTVRSEPQQGSTFTIQMPFKPLSPTIDGNRQMVEELDLDGMNCLIFGDDDSLSGDLAAYLKSAGAKIKQVFDLDEADQFIQDIAPGLWLVVIDAEQHASLIKELRAAFNARSKKTQNTLQLNTEPRFVVIKRGRRRQARIEDIDIVTLDGDVMYRQSLLRAMAIAAGKMEASTETMSLDNSFKPTPVPMSRDEALRQGKLILVAEDNDINQKVIRQQLNLLGYAADIANDGREALNRLQNCNYALLLTDLHMPEMDGFELTKEIRSTESDQKHIPIIALTANALKGEKEHCLSVGMDNYLSKPVQLEDLRLALERYLSVDKSEDELESATRATTSGAKANTVAINVHVLEELVGNDPAMIQEMLLDFRASAEKIAIELRAAFQSGQFATVGALAHKLKSSSRSVGALALGELCAALEQAGKNNDVEELAALLPRFDAQMIEVKTYLDTLYAKDGKNSPRSTE, from the coding sequence ATGAAATTCACTTCACTTACGCAGCGCTTTGCTGTTTGGTTTACATTGGTTTGCTTATTGCCAATATTGGTTATTGGCAATAGCCTGCTGCATACCTTCGAAAAAGAAATTAAAAACTCCACCATTCAAAATGTTTCTGCGATCGCTGATAAAAAGATTGAGCAAATCGATAGTTACTTAAAGGAACGCTTTCTTGATTCCAGCTTAGTGCGTGATTCCAGCACAACACACGAAGCTCTCATAAAATTTTCCAGAATCTATGAGCAAAGTGGCGTGGAATCGGATGAGTATCAGCAACTGGATGCCAGTTATCGCGAAAATTTTAAACGCTTTATTGAAGAAGCGAAATATTACGATATCTTTCTGATTTCTACTAAAGGCGATATCGTTTACACGCAAGCCCATGAATCAGATTTTGCAACTAATCTATTTACAGGCCCCTATCGTGATACCGGACTCGGCAAAGTTGCTCGCTATGCACTGAAAAATTTAAAAAGCAGTATTTCTGATTTTGAACGATACGGACCATCCCATAATGCAATTACCGCATTCGTTGCAACGCCGGTAATAATAAATGGCGAGATTAAAGGCGTATTAGCGTTACAAATTTATAGTGAACGCGTATTCGCAGTGATCGCGAATAACGTAGGACTTAGCGATAGTGGCGAAACCTTTGTGGCGCGTCGCGAGGATGACTTCTTCGCATTGGTAATGGCGCCGCTAAAATACGATCCCGATGCGGCTTTAAAGCGCAGGATTCCTCTTAATGAACTTTCCGCCGATAAGGCCGTGCAGAGTGCTTTGGATGGTAATTCTGGCGCCGCACTGACGTTAGATTATCGTGGCAAAGAGGTAGTAGCCGCATGGCGCTACTTGCCACTTATGAAGTGGGGCATCGTAGTGCACATTGATGCCGATGAAGCATTTGCCTCAGTGTACAAATTGCATTTTATTGGCTTGGTAATCTTGGTTTTGACATTAATAGCCGCTCTATTGGGGGCTGTTTTGTTTAATCGGCGTGTTGTGGATCCTCTGAAACATTTGAATCAAAGTGCTTTGGAAATCTCGGAAGGCAATTTACACCAACGTATTGCGATTGAAGGTTGGGACGAGATGAGGCAACTCGCAAATACTTTCAATAATATGATGGAACGGTTAAATGCCAGCGATCAGCAGCGCAGCAAAGCCGAAAAAAAGCTACTGCAACTTAATCAGGAATTGGAATGCAGGGTTACCGAGCGTACCCATGATTTGCAACGCGCAAACACAGCTTTAGCTATCAAAGAAGAAGAAATGCGTTCTGTTGTTGAGCATATGGTGGATTGCGTAGTTACTACCGATGAAGTAGGTACGATTCTTTCCGCTAACTTGGTGATGGGAAAACTATTCGGTTATAGCCATGATGAAATGATTGGGCAAAACATCGCTATCATCGTGCCGGAACCAGATCGTAGTAAGCATGCTAGTTATATGGAAAATTATTGTCGCACGGGACATGGCCAGGAATATATCGGACGACCTTATTTATCCAATTCCCACGGCATTGGTAAGGGACGGGAAGTAGAAGGTGTGCGCAAGAATGGTGACCGCATTGAATTGTATCTAGCGGTCAGTGAATATTTTGTTGGTGAGAAGCGGCACTTTACTGGAGTGATGCGTGATATTCGCGAGCATGTGCGTATTATGAAGGATCTAAAACAAGCCCGGATCGAAGCGGAGCAAGCAAGCAGAGCTAAATCTTCTTTTCTTGCCGCAATGAGTCATGAGATTCGCACACCGATGAATGGTGTGATTGGCATGATCGACGTACTCAGGCAAACCAGTTTAAGTGGCTATCAAATGGAAATGGCTAGTCTGATACGTGATTCCGCTTATGCGCTACTTGCAATTATTGAGGACATTCTCGATATTTCAAAAATTGAAGCAGGTAAGCTGGAAATCGAAAAAATCCCAATGCAACTTACTCGCGTAATCGAAAATGCTTGCGGTATGCTGGCGCATTTGGCACTGAGTAGTAAGGTGGAATTGACCTTGTTCATTGATCCTAAAATTCCGGAAAATGTTCTTGGTGATCCGCTGCGGCTTCGCCAGGTATTAGTGAATATCGTCAATAATGCCATTAAATTTTCGAGTAAACAGAAAAAGCAAGGTAAGGTATCGGTGCGCGTTCTATTAGCCGAGTCCAATTCTGAACAGGTACTGATTACTTTTCAGGTTGCTGATAATGGCATCGGTATGGATAAAGAGACCCAAGGAAAATTGTTCAAATCTTTTTCGCAGGGCGATCCTTCTACTACACGGCGTTTTGGTGGAACCGGGCTCGGCCTAGCGATTTCTCATTATTTGGTGGAATTGATGGATGCAGAAATGACGGTGCGAAGTGAGCCGCAACAAGGTTCGACTTTTACCATACAAATGCCTTTCAAGCCATTATCGCCCACTATCGATGGGAACCGCCAGATGGTCGAAGAGCTAGATCTGGATGGCATGAATTGCTTAATATTTGGTGACGACGATAGCTTAAGTGGTGACCTTGCCGCTTACTTGAAGAGTGCTGGTGCAAAGATTAAACAAGTATTTGATCTTGATGAGGCCGATCAATTTATTCAGGATATTGCTCCAGGTTTATGGCTTGTTGTTATTGATGCAGAACAGCATGCATCCCTAATTAAGGAATTACGTGCTGCATTTAATGCGCGCTCTAAAAAAACACAGAATACATTGCAACTTAACACTGAGCCGCGCTTTGTTGTGATCAAGCGTGGTCGCCGCCGGCAAGCGCGCATTGAGGATATTGATATCGTTACGTTGGATGGCGATGTTATGTACCGTCAATCTTTACTAAGAGCGATGGCGATTGCGGCTGGCAAGATGGAAGCCAGTACGGAAACTATGTCGCTTGACAATTCATTTAAGCCGACACCAGTGCCAATGTCGCGTGACGAGGCGTTGCGACAAGGAAAACTTATCTTGGTAGCAGAAGATAACGATATCAATCAGAAAGTCATTCGCCAGCAACTCAATCTGCTCGGTTATGCTGCAGATATTGCAAATGATGGTCGAGAAGCGCTGAATCGATTACAAAACTGTAATTATGCATTGCTACTAACCGATTTACATATGCCGGAAATGGATGGCTTTGAGCTTACAAAAGAGATTCGCTCTACCGAATCAGACCAGAAGCATATTCCAATTATCGCGTTGACTGCAAACGCGTTGAAAGGTGAAAAGGAGCACTGCCTTAGTGTTGGTATGGACAATTATTTGAGTAAGCCGGTGCAGCTTGAGGATTTGCGTCTTGCGTTAGAGCGGTATCTGTCTGTTGACAAGTCGGAAGATGAATTAGAATCAGCTACTCGTGCAACTACGAGCGGAGCAAAAGCAAATACAGTGGCGATCAACGTGCATGTATTGGAAGAACTGGTCGGTAACGATCCGGCGATGATTCAAGAAATGCTGCTGGATTTTCGTGCCAGTGCTGAAAAGATAGCGATAGAATTGCGTGCAGCATTTCAATCTGGTCAGTTTGCCACAGTCGGCGCGCTGGCGCATAAGTTGAAATCATCTTCGCGTTCGGTGGGTGCTTTGGCATTAGGTGAATTATGTGCGGCACTGGAACAAGCCGGAAAGAATAACGATGTGGAAGAATTGGCGGCACTGCTACCGAGATTTGACGCGCAGATGATTGAAGTCAAAACTTACCTGGATACTTTATACGCAAAAGATGGAAAGAATTCCCCGAGAAGCACTGAATAA
- a CDS encoding EAL domain-containing protein has translation MDSTSKIKILILDDDTFMLKLLSRMLAKLGYATITTCDNGSDALQKVDHADTCPDLILLDLNMPDMDGIEFVRYLVDRKYHGKLILVSGEDERMLKTAEKLVHAHKIPMLGYLHKPVNPDKLSEILLGWEADGLAHPLSVNDKSYSADDIKSAIANQELVNYYQPKVSVATGEVIGVETLVRWHHPKDGLIMPDRFIDIAEKNHLIDDLTRSVLTQAIVQAGEWHRSGQTLRVSINVTMDNLASLDFQDMVVNLVHENNLPPQKIVIEITESQVMGPDARIPLEILTRLRLKRFHLSIDDFGTGHSSLAQLRDIPFNELKIDQSFVHRAYSDDTLRVIYDASLAMGKQLGMDIVAEGVEDRNDWELLRQTECDMAQGDFISKPLLPDDLPHWMEEWQSRVRTELRDDSPAS, from the coding sequence GTGGATAGCACATCTAAAATTAAAATACTGATCCTTGATGATGATACCTTTATGCTCAAGCTTCTGTCACGAATGCTGGCGAAGTTGGGCTATGCTACTATCACCACCTGCGACAATGGCTCAGACGCTCTTCAGAAGGTAGATCACGCTGACACATGTCCAGATTTGATCTTGCTTGACCTGAATATGCCGGATATGGACGGCATTGAATTTGTGCGCTATCTGGTGGATCGGAAGTACCATGGCAAGCTGATTTTAGTGAGCGGCGAAGATGAACGCATGTTAAAAACCGCTGAGAAATTGGTTCATGCACATAAAATACCGATGCTCGGTTATTTGCACAAGCCAGTGAATCCTGATAAGTTATCAGAAATTTTACTGGGATGGGAGGCTGATGGATTGGCTCATCCATTGTCAGTCAACGACAAATCCTATAGCGCGGACGATATTAAATCGGCCATTGCTAATCAAGAATTGGTAAATTATTACCAGCCCAAAGTATCGGTAGCAACCGGGGAAGTAATTGGTGTTGAAACGCTGGTTCGCTGGCATCATCCGAAAGATGGTCTGATTATGCCGGATCGGTTTATCGACATCGCGGAAAAAAACCATTTGATCGATGACTTGACACGCTCGGTATTGACGCAAGCAATTGTCCAAGCAGGGGAATGGCACCGAAGCGGACAAACATTGCGCGTATCAATCAATGTCACCATGGATAATTTGGCTTCACTCGATTTTCAAGACATGGTGGTCAATCTCGTCCATGAGAACAATCTACCACCACAAAAAATCGTCATCGAAATTACCGAAAGCCAGGTTATGGGGCCGGATGCGCGAATTCCACTGGAAATTCTAACCCGCTTGCGCCTTAAACGATTTCATTTATCCATTGATGACTTCGGCACTGGACATTCATCCTTGGCGCAGCTACGCGATATTCCATTTAATGAGCTCAAAATTGATCAGAGCTTTGTGCATCGCGCCTACAGCGATGATACGCTACGCGTCATCTACGACGCCAGTTTAGCAATGGGAAAACAACTGGGCATGGATATCGTGGCGGAAGGAGTTGAAGATCGTAATGACTGGGAGCTTTTACGCCAAACGGAGTGCGATATGGCACAAGGAGATTTTATATCCAAACCGCTCTTACCCGACGACTTGCCGCACTGGATGGAGGAATGGCAAAGCAGGGTACGCACCGAGCTACGGGATGATTCTCCTGCATCTTAG
- a CDS encoding urea amidolyase associated protein UAAP1: MNQKNALIWKQSLPGGCHWSGVIRRDTTLRLIDVNGGANAAVLFYNQEEKLERYNMADTLKSQHTFRLTQGHACHSDMGRIFCCITADTAGWNDTVCGLSDSNLIQQKYGTARYQEHRNQMFRSGLDGVLIELGKWGLGMRDVVSNINFFSKVTADKAGELIFHRNHSKAGDYVELSFVMDTLMVLSTAPHPLDPRQPYQPGAVDLELFNTPAEAANQCLQIAENIRALQNAKNFYCEGKS; this comes from the coding sequence ATGAATCAGAAAAATGCATTGATTTGGAAGCAATCCTTGCCTGGCGGGTGCCATTGGTCAGGCGTCATTCGTCGTGATACAACATTGCGGTTGATAGATGTGAACGGTGGCGCCAATGCTGCAGTACTCTTCTACAATCAGGAGGAAAAACTCGAACGCTACAACATGGCGGATACGCTTAAATCGCAGCACACGTTTCGCCTGACCCAGGGACATGCTTGTCATTCCGATATGGGGCGTATTTTTTGCTGTATCACAGCCGACACGGCTGGTTGGAACGATACGGTATGCGGGTTAAGCGATAGTAATCTGATTCAGCAAAAATATGGCACCGCTCGTTATCAAGAACATCGTAACCAAATGTTTCGCAGCGGTTTGGATGGAGTGTTGATCGAATTGGGAAAATGGGGTTTGGGGATGCGCGATGTCGTCTCGAACATCAATTTTTTTAGCAAAGTTACTGCCGACAAAGCGGGTGAATTGATATTCCATCGCAATCATAGCAAAGCAGGCGATTATGTCGAGCTAAGTTTTGTAATGGATACGCTGATGGTATTGTCTACAGCTCCTCATCCTTTGGACCCTAGACAACCCTATCAGCCAGGGGCTGTTGACTTGGAGTTATTTAATACGCCAGCCGAAGCTGCTAATCAATGCTTGCAAATCGCCGAGAATATCCGCGCATTACAAAATGCTAAAAACTTCTATTGTGAGGGTAAGTCATGA
- a CDS encoding urea amidolyase associated protein UAAP2, which translates to MKTIDLHISQLNPDHAVINEICAAGEPWSKIVKRGQIFRIVDLEGNQAVDTLFFNAHHAVERYSAIRTIRMQNNLYLTTGSKLCSNLGNVMLTIIGDTCGRHDTLGGACAAESNMVRYALEKFPMHSCRDNFLHALAHDSVCEHLGMSKRDIPSNINFFMNVPVTEEGELEFVDGISAPGKYVEMQAEMDVLVLISNCPQLNNPCNAYNPTPIRLLIWDSPQ; encoded by the coding sequence ATGAAAACTATTGATCTTCATATTAGCCAATTAAACCCCGATCATGCGGTGATTAACGAAATCTGCGCAGCCGGGGAACCCTGGAGCAAAATCGTTAAGCGTGGTCAAATTTTCCGTATCGTTGATTTGGAAGGCAATCAAGCGGTCGATACGTTATTTTTCAATGCGCATCATGCGGTTGAGCGTTATAGCGCTATCCGTACTATCCGTATGCAAAATAATCTATATCTGACGACGGGTAGTAAGCTTTGTTCCAATTTAGGGAACGTGATGCTGACGATCATTGGAGATACTTGCGGACGACACGATACACTAGGTGGGGCATGCGCGGCAGAGAGCAATATGGTACGTTATGCGTTGGAAAAATTTCCGATGCATAGCTGTCGCGATAATTTCTTGCATGCGTTAGCGCATGACTCGGTGTGTGAGCATTTAGGTATGAGCAAGCGGGATATACCCAGTAACATTAATTTTTTCATGAATGTACCTGTTACTGAAGAAGGGGAGCTGGAATTTGTTGATGGGATTTCTGCACCGGGTAAGTATGTTGAAATGCAGGCTGAAATGGATGTGCTGGTATTGATTTCAAATTGTCCGCAACTTAACAATCCTTGTAATGCTTATAATCCGACGCCGATCCGCTTATTAATCTGGGATTCTCCTCAATAA
- a CDS encoding APC family permease: MSGSTKPIASLQEAHVTGDILNRSMSVWHSFTLGFAVVSPVAGLYAIIGVQTTVAGGGWFAALAVCLVMQLLVATVYAELSSQFPIAGGAYKWARQLGGIIAGNYAGVIYTCSTIAMVTTTAYTGGFWLATFSGLPSEGGGVMVFWGALFLLLCTWLNLAPVSIFNWVIKLGVYAEVVGSFGVALLLFFFFRQHPFAELFQHMGTGTAPSEMAAFFAALAISGWAFIGFDACSTTAEETHQPKRMVPRAIFMSLMVVGTVVLFNSAALILAFEHDTLRHSSHTSDPVTPLIASSIGAWFEMPFLTIVMTAFLACGASMLKYTSRIVYSMAREGNMPTILSKVTASKTPRNAILFTALLAGCGLIFGLNDDAVATIIAFGTGGLYAMFSFTTGFALFARLTGRWNPQLGELKLGVCGLIINVLAFLWSVFELVNIAWPRPYAISVDAPWWQLWATPLVLGSILTVTTLYILCKKWMNVK, translated from the coding sequence ATGTCAGGTTCTACAAAACCAATTGCTTCGTTGCAAGAAGCTCATGTAACGGGAGATATACTCAACCGCAGCATGAGCGTGTGGCATAGCTTTACGCTGGGTTTTGCAGTTGTCTCGCCGGTTGCCGGGCTGTATGCGATTATTGGTGTGCAAACTACCGTTGCCGGTGGTGGCTGGTTTGCTGCATTGGCTGTCTGTTTGGTGATGCAATTATTGGTGGCCACCGTGTATGCAGAATTGTCGTCGCAATTCCCGATCGCTGGCGGTGCTTATAAATGGGCACGGCAACTCGGAGGCATTATCGCCGGAAACTATGCAGGTGTGATTTATACCTGTTCCACTATTGCCATGGTCACGACAACGGCTTATACCGGTGGTTTCTGGCTTGCAACTTTCAGTGGGTTACCCAGCGAAGGCGGCGGAGTGATGGTGTTTTGGGGGGCATTATTCTTGCTCCTTTGCACATGGCTTAATTTGGCGCCTGTCAGTATTTTCAATTGGGTGATTAAACTGGGCGTCTATGCAGAAGTTGTCGGTTCATTCGGCGTGGCGCTCTTGTTGTTTTTTTTCTTTCGTCAGCATCCGTTCGCGGAATTATTCCAGCACATGGGCACTGGAACTGCCCCCAGTGAAATGGCTGCTTTTTTTGCAGCACTGGCGATTTCTGGTTGGGCTTTCATCGGTTTTGACGCGTGCTCCACGACTGCGGAAGAAACGCATCAACCTAAACGCATGGTACCACGTGCAATTTTTATGTCTTTAATGGTAGTTGGTACGGTGGTTTTGTTTAATTCGGCAGCACTGATTTTGGCTTTTGAGCATGACACATTGCGGCATTCCAGTCATACATCCGATCCGGTTACGCCTTTGATTGCTAGTAGCATTGGAGCGTGGTTTGAAATGCCCTTTCTGACGATTGTAATGACGGCTTTTCTGGCTTGCGGTGCATCAATGCTCAAATATACTTCGCGGATAGTATATTCAATGGCACGAGAAGGCAATATGCCAACGATATTAAGCAAAGTGACTGCCAGTAAAACACCGCGCAATGCGATTTTGTTTACCGCTCTGCTAGCAGGCTGCGGATTGATTTTTGGACTCAACGATGATGCCGTTGCCACTATTATTGCTTTTGGTACTGGCGGTTTATATGCCATGTTCTCATTCACAACGGGATTTGCATTGTTTGCTCGCCTGACAGGTCGATGGAATCCTCAACTCGGTGAGTTAAAACTCGGAGTATGTGGGTTGATCATCAATGTCTTGGCATTCCTTTGGTCGGTATTTGAACTCGTCAACATTGCCTGGCCGCGCCCGTATGCTATTTCGGTTGACGCTCCTTGGTGGCAGTTATGGGCTACACCACTGGTTCTGGGCAGTATTCTTACTGTTACGACTCTGTACATCCTTTGTAAAAAATGGATGAATGTTAAGTAA